In Sphingobacterium sp. R2, the genomic stretch CCGTGCAGTTGAAGAAGTTGCAAAACAACAATTGCCGACTGGATTTACTTATGAGTTCTCAGGTATGACGAAAGAAGAAATTGTCTCAGGAGGCCAATCCACATTGATTTTTATTCTCTGTTTGATATTCGTTTACTTTCTGCTTGCAGCACAATATGAAAGCTATATCATTCCATTGGCGGTTATTCTCTCTATTCCTACAGGTATATTTGGGGTCTTTGCAGCAATTAGCTTCACTGATATTGCCAACAACATCTATGTACAAGTCGCACTCGTTATGTTGATTGGATTATTGGCCAAAAATGCCATTCTGATCGTAGAATTTGCCATCCAAGGGCGCAAACAGGGACTATCAATTCCTAGTGCCGCACTTAAAGCATCGAGATTACGTTTGAGACCTATTATTATGACTTCTTTAGCTTTTATCGTTGGTATGATTCCAATGATGACAGCAGTAGGTCCATCAGCGCAAGGAAATCACTCAATCAGTATTGCCGCTGCGGGAGGGATGTTTACTGGAGTAGTTTTAGGGCTCTTTATTATCCCTATTCTCTTTATTTTCTTCCAATTTATCCAAGAGAAAATCGGAGGTGCTCCACGGCAAAAACAGCATGAAAGCGATGTCGTTTCATTAGAAATACCCGTGCATACAAACAATTAGTACATCATGACAGCATTTAAATATATCAATAGTAAATCAAAATTACTGACGGTTTTCATCTTATCTTTTGTTGCATGGTCTTGCAAAACAGATAAGTTGGTCAGCAATCAACACCTTGCCCCCAACTTGCCCGAACAGTACCGCGACCAGGCCAAAGCTTCGCAGGAAACTAGCATAGGTTCTATTCCATGGCGCGATTTTTTTAAGGATCAAGTCTTACAAACCTTGATCGATAGTGCTATACAACATAACTTAGATATGCAACTGGCACTAAAAAATATAGAAGCGTCTCAACTGAGCCTGAAACAAGCAAAAGCCAACTATCTTCCCACGGCCCAACTGCAGATCCGCGGAAATAGCACCAACCCATCCAATAACAGTATGAATGGATTGAGCCTGGGGCAGTTTTTAGGTCAACACCATGTAGAAGATTATACGGCATCCTTAGGTTTATCCTGGGAGGCCGACATATGGGGTAAAATCAAAAATCAAAATATCGCTGCTTTAGCTTCCTATTTACAGACAGAAGAAGCGAAAAAAGTAATTCAAACCCAATTAATTGCACAAGTTGCACAAGGTTATTATCAACTACTGATGCTTTATCAATTGCGTGATATCGCCAAACAAAACTTGGAATTAAGCGATACAACTTTACGTATTGTCCAGCAACAATATGAAGTTGGTGACATTACGCTGCTTGCATTGGAGCAGGTCGATGCGCAGCGGTTGTCTGCAGCTGCCTTGATCCCCGACTTTGAACAACAGATCCGTATTCAGGAAAATGCCATTCAGATTCTTAGCGGAAAACTCCCGCAGGAAATTAAAATAGCGGAGAAATTGTCGAATATTCAATTCCCCGAAGAATTAGCAACTGGCGTCCCAGCCGATTTGTTAAGTCATCGTCCGGATGTAAAACAAGCTGAACTGGCTATTACAGCCTCACAAGCTTATCAACAATACGCAAAGGCACGCATGTACCCTTCCTTGCTTATTAGCGCCGAAGCAGGAGTAAATGCATTCAAGGCAAGCAATTGGTTCAACTTACCGGCTTCATTATTTGGGGCAATTACAGGAAGTATTACGCAGCCAATTTTACAGCGGAAGGAATTGAAAACTCAATATGAACTGGCGCGTGTCGAACAAGAAAAGAACGTATTGATCTTCAAGCAAAAAGTAATCTCAGCAGCTGGAGAAGTTTCCGATGCTTTAATTTCAATTCAAAAATTGAAGGAAA encodes the following:
- a CDS encoding efflux transporter outer membrane subunit; the protein is MTAFKYINSKSKLLTVFILSFVAWSCKTDKLVSNQHLAPNLPEQYRDQAKASQETSIGSIPWRDFFKDQVLQTLIDSAIQHNLDMQLALKNIEASQLSLKQAKANYLPTAQLQIRGNSTNPSNNSMNGLSLGQFLGQHHVEDYTASLGLSWEADIWGKIKNQNIAALASYLQTEEAKKVIQTQLIAQVAQGYYQLLMLYQLRDIAKQNLELSDTTLRIVQQQYEVGDITLLALEQVDAQRLSAAALIPDFEQQIRIQENAIQILSGKLPQEIKIAEKLSNIQFPEELATGVPADLLSHRPDVKQAELAITASQAYQQYAKARMYPSLLISAEAGVNAFKASNWFNLPASLFGAITGSITQPILQRKELKTQYELARVEQEKNVLIFKQKVISAAGEVSDALISIQKLKEKQKITSDRTTRLKEATKHANLLFETGMATYLEVITAQSNILQSELELAQVKKAELSAVVDLYRSLGGGWSNN